CGCTCGACCTACGCGCTTTCACCGTGCGAGGCTCCGACGCACCTTGGCGGCAACGGAGCGTTTTCATAGCCGGCCGGCGTTCGCGTGAGGTGCTGGCTTAGCCGCGCCGCTTCCCGGCCACCGTTACTCAAGCGTTGAGAGGCGCGCTTCGCCCATGAAGAGCCATCCGGCCGCTTCGACTTAGCTCGCCCTCACCAACGCGCCTCCGACGTCCCCGGCGGCACCGACGCCCTGTCATACCGCGCAGGCGTGCGCGCGAGTTGCGCGCTCGGCCGCACCGCTTCCAGTTCGCCGAATCCCGATGGCACGCGCTCCAGAAACGCCGCGATATCCGGCTTCTTCGCGAAGAGACCGCCCTCGATCCGGCCGAGGCCGCGCAGCCACTTCCCCGTCTGCGCCAGCGATACCTCCACGTGCCAGCTTCCGCCTTCCCGCTGCTGCTTCCACAGCGCCGCCGCCGCGCCGAACGCCATCAGAAAGCCGGTCGCCATGTCGAGCATCTGCATGGGCAGCGCGCGAGGCTTGCCTGCGCCTTCTGCCTCGCCTTCGGCCGCGTTAAAGCCCATCGCGGTCTGAACGAGCGAGTCGAAGCCGCGCCGCCCGGCCCACGGGCCCTGCGTCCCGTAAGCCGACAACGACACCTGCACGATGCCCGGCCGGCGCGCCGCCAGCTCGTCCGGTCCGAAGCCGAGCGATGTCAGCCCTCCCGGCCGATAGCCTTGCGAGAACACATGCGCGTCGCCGATCAGACGCCACAGCGCCGTGCGCCCGTCTTCCGAGCGCAAGTCGACATGGGCCGAGCGCTTGCCCCGGCTCGTATCAGCAATGGCGGAAATATTCGGCAGATGCGGCGAATTCACGAGCATCACATCCGCGCCGAACGCGGCGAGCGCGCGACCGCCGACCGGACCGGCCAGAATGCGCGTCAAATCGAGGACGCGCACGCCGGAGAGCGGACGCGCATCGGCGGCGAGTGGCGGCAGCGCGAGCGGCGGCGCATCGCCGATGCGCGTGAAGGTCATCAGCGGCTGCTTGGCGAGCACCTGACCTTGCGGCGTCGCGTCCCATTCGTCGAAGCGGCGCAGCTTGGTGACGACGAGACCGCGTTGCGCGCAGGCCTCCTCGAAGTCGCCCGCGCGCCACTGGACGAGCGCGCGCTCGGCGTCGGCGCGCGTCGCCGTGGCCGGATCGAGACCGAGCACGCGCAACGCGCCGTCCTGATGGTGCGCGAAGTTCGCATGGATGCGCACGTAGCCGTCGGCGCAGCGGTAGAGCCCGGAGAACGGCCCCCACGTTTCCGGCTCCTTGCCGTCGAGCGTGAAGTAGCCGGTGCATTCGACGGCCGCGTGCGTCATGTCGACCGCCACGCGCTGACGCGGCGCGCCGCGGACATGCGCGAGCTCGCAGGCCGCAAGCGCCGCTGCGGCGATGGTGGACTGCGCGGCCGTGCCGACGGCGAAGGTAGAAGGAAAGACCGGATCGTGCCCGGTCAGGTCGACGAACGAAAGCGCATCGCCGGGCAGACCGGCGATGCGCCATAGGGAAGCGAGGGTATCGAAGGAAGCGGTCATGATCGGAGCGCGGCGACGAAAGATGCGTCATTGTCGCGCCGATTCGCGTCGGCTTCCCGCTACAGTTTTATGGGCGGGTGCC
This sequence is a window from Caballeronia sp. M1242. Protein-coding genes within it:
- a CDS encoding CoA transferase, yielding MTASFDTLASLWRIAGLPGDALSFVDLTGHDPVFPSTFAVGTAAQSTIAAAALAACELAHVRGAPRQRVAVDMTHAAVECTGYFTLDGKEPETWGPFSGLYRCADGYVRIHANFAHHQDGALRVLGLDPATATRADAERALVQWRAGDFEEACAQRGLVVTKLRRFDEWDATPQGQVLAKQPLMTFTRIGDAPPLALPPLAADARPLSGVRVLDLTRILAGPVGGRALAAFGADVMLVNSPHLPNISAIADTSRGKRSAHVDLRSEDGRTALWRLIGDAHVFSQGYRPGGLTSLGFGPDELAARRPGIVQVSLSAYGTQGPWAGRRGFDSLVQTAMGFNAAEGEAEGAGKPRALPMQMLDMATGFLMAFGAAAALWKQQREGGSWHVEVSLAQTGKWLRGLGRIEGGLFAKKPDIAAFLERVPSGFGELEAVRPSAQLARTPARYDRASVPPGTSEARW